From one Streptomyces sp. N50 genomic stretch:
- a CDS encoding GntR family transcriptional regulator, producing the protein MSVPSSEPLSLGDAAYRQLRADIVSCRIVPGRRLTERSLAETTGFGISPIRDALSRLSHEGLVQTMPRKGYQVTPLTLKSVDDLFTLWRIVGPETIRLGVQDATAEQRRHIIAALSTAIPGSGEVDEQPMRRVEAVAACFALFAAATDNDYLVRIHDRLQNDITRVLALILTESDTSMAAPSLGAELVQFVERRDGDAAAALARDYIGDLHARVLRILTRWPSVVASEITTVRD; encoded by the coding sequence GTGTCAGTGCCCTCGTCCGAACCCCTGTCCCTCGGCGACGCCGCCTACCGACAGCTACGGGCCGACATCGTGTCCTGCCGGATCGTCCCGGGCCGGCGCCTCACCGAACGCTCACTTGCCGAGACCACCGGCTTCGGCATCTCCCCGATCCGCGACGCACTCAGCCGCCTCAGCCACGAGGGCCTCGTGCAGACGATGCCGCGCAAGGGCTACCAGGTGACCCCGCTCACCCTGAAGTCCGTCGACGATCTGTTCACGCTCTGGCGGATCGTCGGACCCGAGACCATTAGGCTCGGCGTGCAGGACGCCACCGCCGAACAGCGCCGGCACATCATCGCCGCGCTCTCCACGGCGATACCCGGCAGCGGCGAGGTCGACGAGCAGCCCATGCGGCGGGTCGAGGCGGTCGCCGCGTGCTTCGCACTCTTCGCCGCGGCGACCGACAACGACTACCTGGTCAGGATCCACGACCGGCTGCAGAACGACATCACCCGCGTCCTGGCGCTCATTCTCACCGAGTCCGACACCTCGATGGCCGCTCCCTCGCTCGGCGCGGAGTTGGTCCAGTTCGTCGAACGCCGCGACGGTGACGCCGCCGCCGCGCTAGCCCGCGACTACATCGGCGACCTGCACGCGCGCGTCCTGAGAATCCTGACCCGCTGGCCGTCTGTCGTCGCCAGCGAGATCACCACGGTGCGTGACTGA
- a CDS encoding GntR family transcriptional regulator: protein MADGPASATEAQSPEDVYRMLRTRIMTGELVPGQPLTEHASAVRFGLGSPPVRDALTRLAGDGLVQAVSPHAYRITPLTLKSVNDLFAVWALLGPEMAALGTSRADPEQAAQLRQLMVDGNAVLAGPLDRDGVVRFLDITEQTFDLVANASRNDRIIEVYRSLSCEMWRVLALILISADCVDTLLAAGVAWHSVIDRRDALGVTRLTRRAAAATRASAVRLLTDRTKNGDGVVLPLRR from the coding sequence ATGGCGGACGGACCTGCGTCGGCGACAGAAGCCCAGTCGCCCGAGGACGTTTACCGCATGCTGCGGACCCGGATCATGACTGGCGAGCTGGTCCCCGGCCAGCCGCTCACCGAGCACGCCAGCGCCGTCCGATTCGGACTGGGGTCGCCCCCGGTCCGCGACGCGTTGACGCGCCTCGCGGGTGACGGCCTGGTCCAGGCGGTCTCCCCCCACGCGTACCGGATCACCCCACTCACCTTGAAGTCGGTCAACGACTTGTTCGCAGTCTGGGCACTGCTCGGCCCGGAGATGGCCGCGCTGGGCACCAGCCGGGCCGACCCGGAGCAGGCCGCCCAGCTGCGACAGCTGATGGTGGACGGGAACGCCGTGCTCGCCGGCCCACTGGACCGGGACGGGGTCGTCCGGTTCCTCGACATCACCGAACAGACCTTCGACCTAGTCGCGAACGCCTCCCGCAACGACCGGATCATCGAGGTCTACCGGTCTCTGTCGTGCGAGATGTGGCGTGTCCTGGCCTTGATCCTCATCTCGGCCGACTGCGTCGACACGCTCCTGGCCGCAGGCGTGGCATGGCACTCGGTGATCGACCGGCGCGACGCGCTCGGAGTCACGCGGCTGACCCGCCGTGCCGCGGCGGCAACCCGCGCGTCGGCCGTGCGCCTGCTGACCGACCGGACGAAGAACGGCGACGGCGTCGTACTTCCGCTGCGGCGCTGA
- a CDS encoding acyl-CoA dehydrogenase family protein, whose amino-acid sequence MDFRETEKIRDLKLRATQFLDEFVIPAEPVYARQKTEIGPWETPPVMAELKKAARDRGLWNLFLPEERGTGLTNLEYAHVAETTGRSPWIMPEALNCSAPDTGNMEILAHFARPSVRERWLQPLLDGEIRSVYSMTEPLVASSDANNIDTLITEDEGGFRINGRKWWSSGAMNPACKVAVVMGRSNPGGEHHRTHSMVVVPLDTPGVNVLRSTSVFGYSDSGHGGHAEILYDDVRVPRENLLGELHGGFAIAQARLGPGRIHHAMRLVGMAERAFDLMCTRAHERSPFGKPLAEQGVFQNWVAEARIRIETTRLLVLKTAWLMDTVGNRGAAIEISGIKVAAPRMAAWVIDHAIQAHGGGGLSQDFPLAELYAQARMLRIADGPDEVHKMSLARRELRQYV is encoded by the coding sequence ATGGACTTCAGGGAGACCGAGAAGATCCGGGACCTCAAGCTACGAGCCACCCAGTTCCTGGACGAGTTCGTCATCCCCGCAGAGCCGGTGTACGCGCGGCAGAAGACCGAGATCGGTCCGTGGGAAACCCCGCCGGTCATGGCGGAGCTCAAGAAGGCAGCCCGTGACCGTGGCCTGTGGAACCTCTTCCTTCCCGAAGAGCGGGGCACGGGCCTGACCAACCTCGAGTACGCGCATGTCGCCGAGACAACAGGCCGAAGCCCGTGGATCATGCCGGAAGCACTGAACTGCTCCGCGCCCGACACGGGCAACATGGAAATCCTCGCGCACTTCGCCAGGCCGTCGGTCCGGGAGCGGTGGCTCCAGCCCTTGCTGGACGGCGAGATCCGCTCCGTCTACTCGATGACCGAGCCCCTGGTCGCCAGCTCCGACGCGAACAACATCGACACCCTGATCACCGAGGACGAGGGCGGCTTCCGGATCAATGGCCGCAAGTGGTGGTCCAGCGGCGCGATGAACCCCGCCTGCAAGGTGGCCGTTGTGATGGGCCGTTCGAATCCGGGCGGAGAACACCACCGCACCCACAGCATGGTCGTGGTCCCGCTCGACACCCCCGGGGTGAACGTCCTGCGATCGACCAGTGTGTTCGGCTACTCCGACAGCGGTCACGGCGGTCACGCCGAGATCCTCTACGACGACGTCAGGGTCCCTCGGGAGAACCTCCTGGGCGAGTTGCACGGCGGCTTCGCCATCGCGCAGGCACGCCTCGGTCCCGGCCGGATCCACCACGCCATGCGCCTGGTCGGCATGGCGGAGCGCGCATTCGACCTGATGTGCACCCGAGCCCACGAGCGCTCCCCCTTCGGCAAACCGCTCGCCGAACAGGGCGTCTTTCAGAACTGGGTGGCGGAAGCACGCATACGCATCGAGACGACCCGCCTCCTGGTGCTGAAGACGGCATGGCTGATGGACACCGTCGGCAACCGCGGTGCGGCGATCGAGATCTCGGGCATCAAGGTGGCCGCGCCGCGGATGGCCGCCTGGGTCATCGACCATGCGATCCAGGCCCACGGCGGTGGCGGCTTGAGCCAGGACTTCCCCCTGGCCGAGCTGTATGCCCAGGCCCGCATGCTGCGTATCGCCGACGGGCCGGACGAGGTGCACAAGATGTCCCTGGCACGCCGCGAGCTGCGCCAATACGTTTAA
- a CDS encoding response regulator transcription factor produces the protein MSPATGPTIRVLLADDHPVVRDGLAAMLSTQPDLTVVGEASTGAEALRQTAALAPDVVLMDLQMPGMDGTAATAAIRAAHPEVRVLVLTTYDTDADITAAIDAGAVGYLLKDTARHELCEALRTAARGGAALSPTVAAKVLAHMRGDRGGGLSGRELEVLSAVARGQSNKQIARALRLSEATVKTHLLHIYAKLDVGDRTAAVTAALGRGIIRMD, from the coding sequence ATGAGTCCTGCGACCGGTCCCACGATCCGGGTCCTCCTCGCCGACGACCACCCCGTGGTCCGCGACGGGCTCGCCGCCATGCTCTCCACCCAGCCCGACCTCACAGTTGTCGGCGAAGCCTCCACCGGTGCCGAGGCACTGCGCCAGACCGCTGCGCTCGCACCCGACGTCGTACTGATGGACCTGCAGATGCCCGGTATGGATGGCACCGCCGCGACCGCCGCCATCCGCGCCGCCCACCCCGAGGTGCGGGTACTCGTCCTGACGACCTATGACACGGACGCCGACATCACCGCCGCGATCGACGCCGGCGCGGTCGGCTACCTGCTCAAGGACACCGCACGACACGAGCTCTGCGAGGCCCTCCGTACCGCCGCCCGGGGAGGTGCGGCACTGTCGCCCACGGTGGCCGCCAAGGTCCTCGCCCATATGCGCGGCGACCGGGGCGGCGGCTTGTCCGGCAGGGAACTCGAGGTCCTGTCCGCCGTGGCCCGGGGACAGAGCAACAAGCAGATCGCCCGCGCCCTGCGCCTGTCCGAGGCCACGGTCAAGACCCATCTGCTGCACATCTACGCCAAACTCGACGTCGGCGACCGCACCGCCGCCGTCACCGCCGCACTGGGCCGGGGAATCATCCGCATGGACTGA
- a CDS encoding sensor histidine kinase yields the protein MALQQAWEWERWKVMGQHAFFATVFALSMPGSLAGTHMTTGAALSRIGPALGLALWYVYGIALRGGADRPPPLYLVGALAVWAVMAVVDSAFLPVAVAVLSPYWLRRPWWSTGAVLVLGAAWSLQSFATHGSVDVRELMGCVFGTAVAVTITCYVATLDHESHKRQRLLDELTATQAERAAAERQAGTLAERQRLAREVHDTLTQGFASIAMLLDAVGDDLPPGSPAARRVEQAMRTARDNLVESRRLVHALRPAPLDRTHLADAVRELTARLTEETGIEAYTVVTGRPVALPTATEGELLRVVQEALTNARRHARPVSVAVTLSYLGDVLAIDVQDDGTGFAPAARHTGIGLITMRERIAALEGTFAVESAPGEGTTIAVTVRLPVDSPAPEASAAVSGTERLAPAS from the coding sequence ATGGCACTGCAACAGGCGTGGGAGTGGGAGCGCTGGAAGGTCATGGGGCAGCACGCCTTCTTCGCGACCGTGTTCGCTCTGTCCATGCCGGGGTCGCTGGCCGGGACGCACATGACGACCGGCGCTGCGCTGTCGCGGATCGGCCCGGCGCTGGGGCTCGCCCTCTGGTACGTGTACGGGATCGCGTTGCGCGGCGGCGCCGATCGCCCGCCGCCGCTCTACCTTGTCGGGGCCTTGGCCGTGTGGGCGGTCATGGCGGTGGTGGACTCCGCGTTCCTCCCGGTCGCCGTGGCGGTGCTGAGCCCGTACTGGCTGCGGCGGCCTTGGTGGTCGACCGGCGCGGTACTGGTGCTGGGCGCCGCCTGGTCGTTGCAGAGCTTCGCCACGCACGGCTCCGTCGACGTGCGGGAGCTCATGGGCTGTGTGTTCGGCACCGCGGTGGCGGTCACCATCACCTGCTACGTCGCCACCCTCGACCACGAGAGTCACAAGCGGCAGCGGCTCCTGGACGAACTCACCGCCACCCAGGCCGAACGAGCGGCAGCGGAACGCCAGGCGGGCACCCTGGCCGAACGCCAGCGCCTGGCCCGGGAGGTCCACGACACGCTGACCCAGGGGTTCGCGTCCATCGCCATGCTGCTGGACGCCGTGGGTGACGACCTGCCGCCCGGCTCCCCCGCGGCCCGCCGCGTCGAACAGGCCATGCGGACAGCTCGGGACAACCTCGTCGAGAGCCGCCGCCTCGTGCACGCCCTTCGCCCGGCGCCGCTGGACCGCACGCACCTGGCGGACGCGGTCCGCGAGCTCACCGCACGGTTGACGGAGGAAACCGGCATCGAGGCCTACACGGTCGTGACCGGCCGACCGGTCGCCCTGCCGACCGCTACGGAGGGCGAGTTGCTGCGCGTCGTGCAGGAGGCACTGACCAACGCCCGGCGCCACGCCCGCCCGGTGAGCGTGGCGGTCACGCTCTCGTACCTCGGCGATGTCCTGGCCATCGACGTCCAGGACGACGGCACCGGCTTCGCACCCGCCGCCCGGCACACCGGCATCGGGCTGATCACCATGCGGGAGCGCATCGCCGCCCTGGAAGGCACCTTCGCGGTCGAAAGCGCCCCGGGCGAGGGCACTACCATCGCGGTCACGGTGCGGCTCCCCGTCGACTCCCCGGCCCCCGAAGCCTCGGCCGCCGTGTCGGGCACCGAACGTCTGGCCCCGGCGTCATGA
- a CDS encoding DUF6069 family protein encodes MSSVSEALPVRRGPLVVAGGVLGAILLSSLANALIAVLAHALGAPDDFDPLKPPAYIFLTTLGVLGGTVGWVVVRRFSRDPERLLRRLVPSVVVVSFVPDFFQFGAGEATGVVALLLMHVVVAVIAVSAYRRVMPLNSVR; translated from the coding sequence ATGTCCTCCGTCTCTGAGGCGCTTCCCGTACGTCGGGGTCCGCTCGTGGTGGCGGGAGGTGTCCTCGGCGCCATCCTGCTGTCCTCCCTGGCCAACGCGTTGATCGCCGTACTGGCGCACGCGCTGGGTGCACCGGACGACTTCGACCCGCTGAAGCCCCCGGCGTACATCTTCCTGACCACGCTGGGAGTGCTGGGAGGAACCGTCGGATGGGTCGTGGTCCGCAGGTTTTCGCGCGATCCCGAACGGCTGCTCCGCCGGCTCGTCCCTTCGGTCGTCGTGGTCTCCTTCGTTCCCGACTTCTTCCAGTTCGGCGCCGGCGAGGCGACTGGTGTGGTGGCACTGCTCCTCATGCACGTCGTGGTCGCCGTGATCGCGGTGTCGGCGTACCGCAGGGTCATGCCGCTGAACTCGGTGCGGTGA
- a CDS encoding dioxygenase, with the protein MPGTDEATKAITAAVVDSFVDTPDPRLRELLQGLVLHLHDYIRELRPTIQEWEYAVDYLTAVGQTCGPTRQEFILLSDVLGVSMLVETVNEQGGGTESTVLGPFHVVESPERESGDNIDLMGTGTPCVVSLRVTSADGGPLAGASVDVWQCTEDGFYDVQQPDVQPLGNGRGLFRTDGEGRVWFRTIVASHYPIPTDGPVGTLLGATGRHPYRPAHIHFIVEADGHRTLTTHIFVADGPYLDSDAVFAVKESLVVDFAQVDDEEKAREYRVTAPFRMAEFDITVEPATDKDAQ; encoded by the coding sequence TCACGGCCGCTGTCGTGGACAGTTTCGTTGACACCCCGGACCCGCGCCTGCGTGAACTGCTCCAAGGGCTCGTCCTACATCTGCACGACTACATCCGTGAGTTGCGTCCCACGATCCAGGAGTGGGAGTACGCGGTGGACTACCTCACGGCCGTAGGGCAGACATGTGGCCCCACCCGCCAGGAGTTCATCCTGCTCTCCGACGTCCTGGGTGTCTCCATGCTGGTCGAGACCGTGAACGAGCAGGGCGGCGGCACCGAGAGCACCGTCCTGGGACCCTTCCACGTCGTCGAGTCCCCCGAGCGCGAGAGCGGCGACAACATCGACCTCATGGGCACGGGAACACCCTGTGTCGTCTCGCTCCGCGTCACGTCGGCGGACGGCGGCCCGCTGGCCGGAGCGAGCGTCGATGTGTGGCAGTGCACCGAGGACGGCTTCTACGACGTGCAGCAGCCCGACGTCCAGCCGCTGGGCAACGGGCGTGGGCTGTTCCGGACCGACGGCGAAGGCCGGGTGTGGTTTCGCACGATCGTGGCGAGCCACTACCCCATTCCGACCGACGGCCCGGTGGGAACGCTGCTCGGCGCCACCGGGCGGCACCCCTACCGCCCGGCGCACATCCACTTCATCGTCGAGGCCGACGGCCACCGAACGCTGACGACGCACATCTTCGTCGCCGACGGCCCCTACCTGGACTCGGACGCCGTCTTCGCCGTCAAGGAGAGCCTCGTCGTCGACTTCGCGCAGGTCGACGACGAGGAGAAGGCCCGCGAGTACCGGGTCACCGCTCCGTTCCGCATGGCCGAGTTCGACATCACCGTCGAGCCCGCGACGGACAAGGACGCCCAGTGA